From the genome of Vicinamibacterales bacterium, one region includes:
- a CDS encoding FAD-dependent monooxygenase, whose translation MIRDTIPALRYDVVVAGARCAGAATALLLARAGHRVLLIDRGRYGTDALSTHALMRGGVVQLHRWRVLPEVIASGTAPVRKATFYYGADAVTVPIAPRDGIDALYAPRRHVLDRLLVDAAAAAGADVVFGVHLRDLQRTAGGRVAGVVLENDAGEVHRLASRVVVGADGLRSTVARLVDAAAYRVGRHASATMYGHWSGLDVDGYGWYFVEGLSAAAIPTNAGQVCVSLSVPGAEFTRLFAHRPDRAFRELLARVAPDLAKQIDGAGHARLSGFGGQEGFFRRAHGPGWALVGDAGYFKDPLTAHGITDALRDAELLAAAIGAESDAALAEYQEQRDAASLALFEATDEIASFNWNLTSVRPLHEALARAMSREVKLLLRT comes from the coding sequence ATGATACGAGACACGATTCCCGCATTGCGGTATGACGTCGTCGTCGCGGGCGCGCGGTGTGCCGGGGCGGCCACCGCGCTGCTGCTCGCGCGCGCCGGACACCGCGTGCTCCTGATCGACCGCGGACGGTACGGCACCGACGCGCTCTCCACTCACGCGCTCATGCGCGGCGGCGTCGTCCAGCTGCATCGATGGCGCGTGCTGCCCGAAGTGATTGCGAGCGGTACGGCACCCGTGCGGAAAGCGACGTTCTACTACGGCGCTGACGCCGTCACGGTGCCGATCGCGCCGCGGGACGGGATCGACGCGCTGTACGCGCCGCGGCGGCACGTGCTCGATCGACTGCTGGTCGACGCGGCGGCCGCGGCCGGCGCCGACGTCGTCTTCGGCGTCCATCTGCGGGACCTGCAGCGCACGGCCGGCGGGCGCGTCGCCGGCGTGGTGCTCGAGAACGACGCCGGGGAGGTCCATCGCCTGGCGTCTCGCGTCGTGGTCGGCGCCGACGGTCTGCGGTCGACCGTCGCGCGCCTGGTCGACGCGGCGGCATACCGTGTCGGACGGCATGCGAGCGCGACGATGTATGGCCACTGGAGCGGGCTCGACGTCGATGGTTACGGGTGGTACTTCGTCGAGGGCCTGAGCGCGGCGGCGATTCCAACGAACGCCGGCCAGGTGTGCGTCTCGCTGTCGGTGCCGGGCGCCGAGTTCACCCGGCTGTTCGCGCACCGCCCGGACCGCGCCTTCCGCGAGCTGCTGGCGCGGGTCGCACCGGATCTGGCGAAGCAGATCGACGGTGCGGGTCATGCGCGTCTCAGCGGATTCGGCGGTCAGGAGGGATTCTTCCGGCGCGCGCACGGTCCGGGCTGGGCCCTCGTCGGCGATGCCGGATACTTCAAGGATCCGCTGACGGCGCACGGCATCACCGACGCCCTGCGTGACGCGGAGCTGCTCGCTGCGGCCATCGGCGCGGAATCCGACGCCGCGCTCGCCGAATATCAGGAGCAGCGGGACGCCGCGAGCCTGGCGCTCTTCGAGGCCACGGACGAGATCGCATCCTTCAATTGGAACCTGACCTCGGTGCGACCGCTGCACGAAGCGCTCGCCCGGGCGATGTCGCGCGAGGTGAAGCTGCTGCTTCGCACCTGA
- a CDS encoding winged helix-turn-helix domain-containing protein has protein sequence MIQSVGFGDYNFQLDTGQLWFRGREVRLTPKAAAVLKTLVANAGSPVSKADLFASVWPNIAVTDDALTTCIQELRRVLNDDARHPQFIETRHRRGYRFIAPVSREAPAAPEAPARTVRPIASIAVLPFADMSPAHDQEYLCEGLAEELINALTHVDGLRVAARTASFQFRGKGEDIRLVGEQLNVEALLEGSVRKSDDRLRVTVQLIEVSTGYHRWSHRFDGQFTDVFAIQDEIAESVAASLRGGAAAPRERKASHRAATAPAAYELYLRGRQRLHRIQHEDLTCAVDLFRRAIELEPRYGPAYAGLASAHATLYEWFGAKDADLAGAERASQRALELAPDLAEAHVARGCALGLMRRYEDAAREFEESIRLNPNLFDSYYCYARTRFARGDVPGSATLFKKAAEIRHEDFQSPFLLAQSLKMLGREDEASAWRREGIRRAEHALLLNPRDGRAMSLGALYLLEEGHAERAVDWSQRALELNPNDMSALGNGACLQAKLGNAERAIALLERVSALGFGQRDWLERDPDYANLRDDPRFQRLLTTFK, from the coding sequence ATGATCCAGAGTGTCGGCTTCGGCGACTACAACTTCCAGCTCGATACCGGACAGCTATGGTTCCGGGGGCGCGAAGTGCGCCTGACCCCCAAGGCCGCCGCCGTTCTCAAGACCCTGGTCGCCAACGCCGGCTCCCCGGTATCGAAAGCTGACCTGTTTGCGTCCGTCTGGCCCAACATCGCCGTTACCGACGATGCGCTGACGACCTGTATTCAGGAGCTGCGCCGCGTCCTGAATGACGATGCCAGGCATCCGCAGTTCATCGAGACGCGCCACCGCCGGGGCTACAGGTTCATCGCGCCGGTCTCCCGGGAGGCGCCCGCAGCGCCGGAAGCGCCCGCCCGCACCGTCCGCCCGATCGCCTCGATTGCGGTGCTGCCGTTCGCGGACATGAGTCCCGCGCACGATCAGGAATACCTCTGTGAAGGGCTGGCGGAAGAGCTGATCAACGCGCTGACGCATGTCGACGGTCTTCGCGTCGCGGCGCGCACCGCCTCGTTTCAATTCCGCGGCAAGGGCGAGGACATCCGCCTCGTCGGCGAGCAGCTGAACGTCGAGGCGCTGCTCGAGGGGAGCGTGCGCAAGTCGGACGACCGGCTCCGCGTGACGGTTCAGCTCATCGAGGTCTCGACCGGCTATCACCGCTGGTCGCACCGGTTCGACGGCCAGTTCACGGACGTGTTCGCGATTCAGGATGAAATCGCCGAGAGCGTGGCGGCGTCGCTCCGCGGCGGCGCGGCGGCGCCGCGGGAGCGGAAAGCGTCACATCGGGCCGCGACCGCACCCGCGGCCTACGAGTTGTACCTGCGGGGACGCCAGCGCCTGCACCGGATTCAACACGAGGATCTGACGTGCGCGGTCGACCTGTTCAGGCGCGCGATCGAGCTCGAGCCGCGTTACGGCCCCGCCTACGCGGGACTCGCCAGCGCGCATGCGACGTTGTACGAGTGGTTCGGCGCGAAGGACGCCGATCTTGCCGGCGCCGAGCGCGCGAGTCAGCGCGCGCTCGAACTGGCACCCGATCTCGCGGAGGCGCACGTGGCGCGAGGCTGCGCGCTCGGGCTGATGCGGCGCTACGAGGACGCCGCGCGCGAGTTCGAGGAATCGATCCGTCTCAACCCCAACCTGTTCGATTCCTACTACTGCTACGCGCGGACGCGTTTCGCGCGCGGCGACGTTCCCGGGTCCGCCACCCTGTTCAAGAAGGCGGCGGAAATCCGCCACGAGGATTTCCAGAGTCCGTTCCTGCTCGCCCAGTCGCTCAAGATGCTGGGGCGGGAGGACGAGGCGTCGGCGTGGAGGCGCGAAGGGATCCGCCGCGCCGAACACGCGCTGCTGCTGAATCCGCGCGACGGCCGCGCGATGTCGCTCGGCGCGCTGTACCTGCTGGAGGAAGGGCACGCGGAGCGCGCCGTCGACTGGTCGCAGCGCGCGCTCGAGCTGAACCCGAACGACATGAGCGCACTCGGGAACGGCGCCTGCCTGCAGGCCAAGCTCGGAAATGCCGAGCGCGCCATCGCGCTGCTCGAGCGCGTCTCGGCGCTCGGCTTCGGCCAGCGCGACTGGTTGGAGCGCGATCCCGACTATGCAAACCTGCGCGACGACCCCAGATTCCAGCGGCTGCTGACGACCTTCAAATAG
- a CDS encoding TIM barrel protein, whose protein sequence is MTTRRTFLKTLAGAAALPPLGVFERLAAQRALQHPATGTIGLQLYSLRHLFEKGDIAGTLAMVRGWGFTDVEAAGTYKLSPEDFAAQVKKAGLRIASTGGDFNQLAKDAGSVIKDARTLGAQQVMCAWIPHEGRFSRADVDKAVPVFTQAGRAMRDAGLRFLYHVHGYEFQQGPDGTLFDALARQTEPGVVDFQMDVFWVVHGGGNPVELFAKYPNRFPSTHLKDMRKGTKINEPTGSAPDDTSVALGEGMVGIADVLRAANAAGVKLHFIEDEHPESEKQIPRSLEYLARLKL, encoded by the coding sequence ATGACGACCAGACGCACGTTCCTCAAGACGCTTGCCGGAGCCGCCGCACTGCCGCCGCTCGGCGTGTTCGAGCGCCTGGCTGCGCAGCGCGCGCTGCAGCATCCGGCGACGGGCACGATAGGGCTCCAGCTCTATAGCCTGCGCCACCTGTTCGAGAAGGGGGACATCGCCGGCACGCTCGCGATGGTGCGCGGCTGGGGGTTCACCGACGTCGAGGCGGCGGGCACGTACAAGCTCAGCCCCGAGGACTTCGCCGCGCAGGTGAAGAAGGCCGGCCTGCGGATCGCGTCCACCGGCGGGGACTTCAATCAGCTCGCGAAGGACGCCGGCAGCGTCATCAAGGACGCCAGGACGCTCGGCGCCCAGCAGGTGATGTGCGCATGGATCCCGCACGAAGGGCGGTTTTCACGAGCCGACGTCGACAAGGCGGTGCCGGTCTTCACGCAGGCGGGACGGGCGATGCGCGATGCCGGCCTGCGGTTCCTCTATCACGTGCACGGCTACGAGTTCCAGCAGGGACCCGACGGGACGCTGTTCGACGCGCTCGCCCGGCAGACCGAGCCGGGCGTGGTCGACTTCCAGATGGACGTCTTCTGGGTGGTGCACGGCGGCGGCAATCCCGTCGAACTGTTCGCGAAGTACCCGAACCGCTTCCCTTCCACGCACCTCAAGGACATGCGCAAGGGGACGAAGATCAACGAGCCGACGGGCAGCGCCCCCGACGACACCAGCGTCGCTCTGGGCGAGGGCATGGTCGGGATCGCGGACGTGCTTCGCGCCGCGAACGCGGCCGGCGTGAAGCTGCATTTCATCGAGGACGAGCATCCCGAGTCCGAGAAGCAGATCCCGCGGTCGCTCGAATACCTGGCCCGGCTGAAGCTGTGA
- a CDS encoding helix-turn-helix domain-containing protein, which translates to MTVSAPRTFGVQLRALREAAGYTQEELAAIAGLSVHGVSALERGERRRPQLETVRALSAALDLTGDVRDAFLQSARGSAGTAPGDDSLPLAPTPLLGREPDVRRLAEWLADPEVRLVTLTGPGGVGKTRLALEVARRIAGDGATRVIFVPLAAIRSPAFVASAIGDALGLSNVTAADLSRRARAAGADRRTLLVLDNFEQVIEVAPLLADLLLSVTALQLLVTSRAPLHLRGEREFAVGPLMLPPDCDRMPADELARIPAVRLFVERVRDVQSGFRLTPENGAVVAAVCRRLDTLPLALELAAPWMKTLTPEELLRRLEQDVLLSTVGPRDLPERQRTVVATVAWSYQLLGPPEQRTFRQLGVLPDRFPIEAAAAVCAGRDGVPRSTDEALGTVAGLIDRSLLLRGDAPASTRPLFVMLETVRAFAGAELRTAGDYDAAMEGLTRYCTAEAELAGAGLIGRAQAEWLGRVQDDLESYRAALTWLIERNRPGDAARIAWPLMFFWLIRGHAPEGQRWYEQILSLRLVPQGAEVRTLIGAAIMLYWQGEHARALDAAARAMGRAEAAADEEMIGQAAHLLGHVEFALGRPDAARVRFLDGARRFRAAAIPWGAGLSLSGLAQVALATGDAVEAERLLDEAAAVLKDEGPWFHALGAYIRAMLALRRGEVDRAIALVRENLARIRDLQDKVAYFYSLVPLAAAAALKGEDAWAARIFGARDAISASTGVNVSDPTILDLHAAAEREARARLGADRWAAAYAVGREASVDALLDDIDRMTRA; encoded by the coding sequence ATGACCGTCAGCGCTCCCCGCACGTTTGGGGTGCAGCTCAGGGCCTTGCGCGAAGCCGCCGGCTACACGCAGGAGGAGCTCGCGGCCATCGCCGGGCTGTCGGTCCACGGCGTCAGCGCGCTCGAGCGCGGCGAGCGGCGCCGTCCGCAGCTCGAGACGGTCCGCGCGCTGTCCGCGGCGCTGGATCTGACCGGCGACGTTCGCGACGCCTTCCTCCAGAGCGCGCGCGGATCGGCGGGGACTGCGCCGGGCGACGATTCGCTGCCGCTCGCCCCGACACCGCTTCTCGGGCGCGAGCCGGACGTCCGGCGGCTCGCCGAATGGCTCGCGGATCCCGAGGTTCGTCTGGTCACCCTCACCGGACCCGGCGGGGTGGGGAAGACGCGCCTCGCGCTCGAAGTCGCCCGCCGGATCGCCGGGGACGGGGCCACGCGGGTGATCTTCGTCCCGCTGGCGGCGATCCGCAGTCCGGCGTTCGTCGCGTCGGCGATCGGCGACGCGCTCGGACTGTCGAACGTCACGGCGGCCGATCTGTCCAGGCGCGCGCGGGCGGCCGGGGCCGATCGCCGCACGCTGCTCGTGCTCGACAACTTCGAGCAGGTGATCGAGGTCGCGCCGCTGCTCGCCGATCTCCTGCTGTCGGTCACGGCCCTTCAACTGCTCGTCACCAGCCGCGCGCCGCTGCACCTGCGCGGCGAGCGGGAGTTCGCGGTCGGCCCGCTGATGCTGCCGCCCGACTGCGATCGGATGCCTGCCGACGAACTGGCGCGGATACCCGCCGTGCGGCTGTTCGTCGAGCGGGTGCGCGACGTGCAATCCGGCTTCCGGCTCACGCCGGAGAACGGGGCCGTCGTCGCTGCCGTATGCCGCCGGCTCGACACGCTGCCGCTCGCGCTGGAGCTCGCCGCGCCGTGGATGAAGACGCTGACGCCCGAGGAGCTGCTCCGGCGGCTCGAGCAGGACGTGCTGCTCTCGACCGTCGGCCCGCGCGATCTCCCCGAGCGGCAACGCACGGTGGTCGCGACCGTGGCATGGAGCTATCAGCTTCTGGGTCCGCCCGAGCAGCGCACGTTCAGGCAGCTCGGCGTCCTGCCGGACCGTTTTCCGATCGAGGCCGCCGCCGCGGTCTGCGCGGGACGTGATGGCGTGCCGCGGTCCACGGACGAGGCGCTTGGGACCGTCGCCGGTCTGATCGACAGAAGCCTTCTTCTGCGCGGCGACGCGCCGGCGTCGACGCGGCCGCTCTTCGTGATGCTGGAGACGGTGCGCGCGTTTGCCGGCGCCGAACTCCGCACGGCGGGTGACTACGACGCCGCGATGGAGGGGCTGACGCGCTACTGCACTGCCGAAGCCGAACTCGCCGGGGCGGGGCTGATCGGACGGGCGCAGGCCGAGTGGCTGGGCCGCGTCCAGGACGATCTCGAGAGCTACCGCGCCGCGCTCACGTGGCTGATCGAGCGCAACCGCCCCGGCGACGCGGCCAGGATCGCGTGGCCGCTGATGTTCTTCTGGTTGATCCGGGGGCATGCGCCGGAAGGGCAGCGGTGGTACGAGCAGATTCTCAGCCTCCGGCTCGTTCCCCAGGGAGCCGAGGTGCGAACGCTCATCGGTGCCGCCATCATGTTGTACTGGCAGGGGGAACATGCGCGAGCCCTCGACGCGGCGGCGCGCGCGATGGGGCGTGCAGAAGCGGCGGCGGACGAGGAGATGATTGGCCAGGCGGCGCATCTCCTCGGCCACGTCGAATTTGCGCTCGGCCGCCCCGACGCGGCGCGGGTTCGATTCCTGGACGGCGCGCGGCGATTTCGCGCGGCGGCGATTCCGTGGGGTGCCGGACTGTCGTTGAGCGGCCTGGCGCAGGTGGCGCTGGCCACCGGCGACGCCGTCGAGGCGGAACGTCTCCTCGACGAAGCCGCGGCGGTGCTGAAAGACGAAGGCCCCTGGTTCCACGCGCTGGGGGCGTACATCCGCGCGATGCTGGCGCTGCGCCGCGGCGAGGTGGATCGCGCGATCGCGCTGGTGCGCGAGAACCTCGCGCGTATTCGCGATCTGCAGGACAAGGTCGCGTACTTCTACAGCCTCGTTCCGCTCGCGGCGGCGGCGGCGCTCAAGGGGGAGGACGCGTGGGCGGCCCGGATCTTCGGGGCGCGCGACGCGATCAGCGCGAGCACCGGCGTCAACGTCAGCGACCCGACGATCCTGGATCTGCACGCGGCGGCGGAACGCGAGGCGCGAGCCCGGCTCGGCGCCGATCGATGGGCGGCCGCCTACGCGGTGGGGCGCGAAGCCTCGGTCGACGCGCTGTTGGACGACATCGATCGGATGACGCGCGCCTGA
- a CDS encoding D-2-hydroxyacid dehydrogenase family protein, producing MQITILDDYFDTLRTLPCFRRLDGHQVEIWNDHVQDTGALAERLKDTQVLVLIRERTEIREPLLARLPALELISQRSAYPHIDVDACTRLGVIVSSSQHPGTPSYAAAELTWALILAAARQIPQQMQSLRAGAWQCGLGTTLRGKTLGIHGYGRIGSTVAGYGKAFGMRVLVWARDASRRRAEQDGCEIAAGKSALYQQSDVVSVHLRLVEETRGIVTGADLACMNPSALFVNTSRAGLVEPGALVRALAEGRPGIAAVDVFEQEPLRDPAHPLLMMPNVLCTPHIGYATRDEFEIQFSDVFDQIVAYHQGRPINVVNPEALQHCRRPARRRP from the coding sequence ATGCAGATCACGATTCTCGATGACTACTTCGATACGCTCCGGACCCTGCCCTGCTTTCGCAGACTGGACGGGCATCAGGTCGAGATCTGGAACGATCACGTTCAGGACACCGGCGCCCTGGCTGAGCGCCTCAAAGACACCCAGGTCCTGGTCCTCATCCGCGAACGGACCGAGATCAGGGAGCCGCTGCTCGCGCGGCTGCCGGCGCTCGAGTTGATCAGCCAACGCAGCGCGTACCCGCACATCGATGTCGATGCCTGCACCAGGCTGGGCGTGATCGTGTCGTCGAGTCAGCACCCGGGCACGCCTTCGTATGCCGCCGCGGAACTGACATGGGCGCTGATCCTTGCGGCGGCGCGGCAGATTCCGCAGCAGATGCAGTCGCTCCGCGCCGGCGCGTGGCAGTGCGGCCTCGGAACGACCCTGCGCGGCAAGACGCTGGGCATCCACGGCTACGGACGCATCGGCAGCACCGTCGCCGGCTACGGCAAGGCGTTCGGCATGCGTGTCCTGGTCTGGGCACGCGACGCGTCACGGCGCCGCGCGGAACAGGACGGCTGCGAGATCGCGGCCGGCAAGTCCGCGCTGTACCAGCAGTCCGACGTCGTCTCGGTGCACCTGCGCCTCGTCGAGGAAACCCGAGGGATCGTCACCGGAGCCGACCTGGCCTGCATGAATCCGTCGGCCCTGTTCGTGAACACCAGCCGCGCCGGCCTGGTGGAACCAGGCGCCCTCGTTCGCGCGCTCGCCGAGGGACGCCCCGGGATCGCTGCGGTCGACGTGTTCGAACAGGAACCGCTGCGCGATCCGGCTCACCCGCTGCTGATGATGCCGAACGTCCTGTGCACGCCGCACATCGGGTACGCGACGCGGGACGAATTCGAAATCCAGTTCTCGGACGTCTTCGATCAGATCGTGGCGTACCACCAGGGGCGCCCGATCAACGTCGTGAACCCCGAGGCGCTCCAGCATTGCCGCAGGCCGGCGCGGCGCCGTCCCTGA
- a CDS encoding outer membrane beta-barrel protein, producing MRALTITALCVLALPAAAWSQEQSDGFARNGAYLAVSGVPNFTLDGLTFDGATVYKQVDGEEFMILPRLKAKTSVRALVGFRTTRGAFEIGYEQTRHVGTFLDISGEATFHSLNFDERIFFLTRGHIQPYGLVGLSAPWLTVKDGSFLDPDVADGTFRGFGVNSELGVAVFVHPRVGITAGYRYRAMWFDKASGVSETNYKLRPRFRETAGSLALGASFTF from the coding sequence ATGCGCGCACTCACGATCACGGCGCTCTGCGTGCTGGCCCTGCCGGCCGCCGCGTGGAGCCAGGAACAGTCCGACGGTTTCGCCAGAAACGGCGCCTACCTCGCCGTGTCCGGCGTTCCCAACTTCACCCTCGACGGGCTCACCTTCGACGGCGCGACCGTCTACAAGCAGGTCGACGGCGAAGAGTTCATGATCCTGCCGCGCCTGAAGGCGAAGACGTCCGTTCGTGCACTCGTCGGGTTCCGGACGACGCGGGGCGCGTTCGAGATCGGCTACGAACAGACCCGGCACGTCGGCACGTTCCTCGATATCAGCGGGGAGGCCACGTTCCACTCGCTGAACTTCGACGAACGGATCTTCTTCCTGACCCGCGGCCACATCCAGCCGTACGGGTTGGTCGGGCTGTCGGCGCCGTGGCTCACGGTGAAGGATGGCAGCTTCCTGGATCCCGACGTGGCCGACGGCACCTTCCGCGGGTTCGGCGTCAACAGCGAACTGGGCGTCGCGGTGTTCGTGCACCCGCGCGTCGGCATCACCGCCGGCTACCGTTACCGCGCGATGTGGTTCGACAAGGCCAGCGGCGTCAGCGAGACGAACTACAAGCTGCGGCCTCGCTTCCGCGAGACCGCCGGCAGCCTGGCGCTGGGCGCCTCGTTCACCTTCTGA
- a CDS encoding DUF5916 domain-containing protein: MKRLLFPLALCLCVGQGVFAQTPVEYRVPRASAPPKLDGVLDDQAWTQPPMPTGQWVSYNPNRGDNMPDVYKTDVRIAYDDRNIYFAFHCLDNEPAKIRTNVAKRDAAFSDDWIAISLDSAGTGQAAYHLFSNPSASQMDALNTSASGEQFDADMVWFSAARTTSDGYVVELQIPLQTLRFAGGDEVRMNLVFFRKVSRIGYSYAWPEMRPGQWVFDRPSRLVFGNLKPRRLVELLPSVTYGVNQQRDAAKNWGPADDKYNFGASGKLGITSGITLDGTINPDFSQVESDAFQVQVNQRFPVFFSEKRPFFMEGMGLFNIAGTGGDGNMRTAVHTRRIVDPIYGSKLTGTMGKTAFGVLNAVDDSPTPPFTIEGEPIDVANKVTTVGRATYGLQRSDYVGGIFTHTQHDGRRNLVGGGDLSLRPSEAHSFSATFLASRTSDPRGAESSVAGSTAQATYTYATRRWFSTNQAEHYDKDFVMDTAFYNRTGFTSVWSFSELNFYPKSAWLQRIHPFYFAKYGRDRIQNGDEDYLHTGIRFNLTRQGFFNFSHGRGHESWKGTKYRIGSDFNFFGNMQPLGWLFLSASYGGGPAIFYDETAPFQGRARYYGVETTIRPSQHLSQDLEFSRNRFWRPETGAQVYAVNIVNARTTYQFDKHFLLRMLARYDSSQDRVLTDFLASYEFVPGTVFHAGYGSLYEKGFGSVEPASTPRYVMINRGLFLKASYLRRF, translated from the coding sequence ATGAAACGGCTCCTCTTCCCCCTGGCGCTCTGCCTCTGTGTTGGCCAGGGCGTCTTCGCACAAACCCCGGTTGAGTACCGCGTGCCGCGCGCGTCGGCGCCGCCGAAGCTGGACGGCGTGCTCGACGACCAGGCGTGGACGCAGCCGCCCATGCCGACCGGGCAGTGGGTCTCCTACAACCCGAATCGGGGCGACAACATGCCGGACGTCTACAAGACGGACGTTCGCATCGCCTATGACGACCGCAACATCTACTTCGCCTTCCACTGCCTCGACAACGAGCCGGCGAAGATCCGCACGAACGTCGCCAAGCGCGACGCCGCGTTCAGCGACGACTGGATCGCCATCAGCCTCGATTCCGCCGGCACCGGGCAGGCGGCGTATCACCTCTTCTCCAATCCGAGCGCCAGCCAGATGGACGCGCTCAACACCTCGGCGTCGGGCGAGCAGTTCGATGCCGACATGGTCTGGTTCAGCGCCGCCAGGACCACGAGCGACGGCTACGTCGTCGAACTGCAGATTCCGCTGCAGACCCTGCGCTTCGCCGGGGGCGACGAAGTCCGGATGAATCTCGTCTTCTTCCGGAAGGTCAGCCGCATCGGCTATTCGTACGCGTGGCCGGAAATGCGGCCGGGGCAATGGGTCTTCGATCGTCCGTCGCGGCTGGTGTTCGGCAACCTGAAGCCGCGGCGTCTCGTCGAGCTGCTGCCGAGCGTCACCTACGGCGTCAATCAGCAGCGCGACGCGGCGAAGAACTGGGGTCCCGCCGACGACAAGTACAACTTCGGCGCCAGCGGCAAGCTCGGAATCACGTCCGGCATCACGCTCGACGGCACGATCAACCCCGACTTCAGCCAGGTCGAGAGCGATGCGTTCCAGGTCCAGGTCAACCAACGCTTCCCCGTGTTCTTCTCCGAGAAGCGTCCGTTCTTCATGGAAGGCATGGGCCTCTTCAACATCGCCGGCACCGGCGGCGACGGCAACATGCGCACCGCCGTCCACACCCGCCGCATCGTCGATCCGATCTACGGGTCGAAGCTCACCGGAACCATGGGCAAGACCGCCTTCGGCGTGTTGAATGCGGTGGACGACAGCCCGACGCCGCCGTTCACGATCGAGGGGGAGCCCATCGACGTGGCGAACAAAGTGACGACCGTCGGGCGAGCGACGTATGGGCTGCAGCGCTCCGACTACGTCGGCGGCATCTTCACGCACACGCAGCATGACGGCCGGCGCAACCTCGTCGGCGGCGGGGACCTGTCGCTGCGGCCGTCCGAGGCGCACTCGTTCTCGGCGACGTTCCTCGCCTCGCGCACGAGCGATCCGCGAGGCGCCGAATCCTCGGTCGCCGGCAGCACCGCGCAGGCGACCTACACCTACGCGACGCGGCGCTGGTTCAGCACCAATCAGGCGGAGCACTACGACAAAGACTTCGTGATGGACACGGCGTTCTACAATCGCACCGGCTTCACCAGCGTGTGGTCGTTCAGCGAGCTGAACTTCTATCCCAAGTCTGCCTGGCTGCAGCGGATCCATCCGTTCTACTTCGCGAAGTACGGCCGCGACCGGATTCAGAACGGCGACGAGGACTACCTGCACACCGGCATCCGCTTCAACCTCACGCGGCAGGGTTTCTTCAACTTCTCGCACGGCCGCGGCCACGAATCGTGGAAGGGGACGAAGTACCGGATCGGCAGCGACTTCAACTTCTTCGGCAACATGCAGCCGCTGGGGTGGCTGTTTCTGTCCGCCAGCTACGGCGGCGGCCCGGCGATCTTCTACGACGAGACCGCGCCGTTCCAGGGGCGCGCGCGCTACTACGGCGTGGAGACGACGATCCGTCCGAGCCAGCACCTCTCCCAGGATCTCGAGTTCAGCCGGAACCGGTTCTGGCGTCCCGAAACGGGCGCGCAGGTCTACGCGGTGAACATCGTCAACGCGAGGACGACGTATCAGTTCGACAAGCATTTCTTGCTGCGGATGCTGGCGCGCTACGACAGCTCGCAGGACCGCGTCCTGACGGACTTCCTCGCGTCGTACGAGTTCGTGCCCGGCACGGTGTTCCATGCCGGCTACGGATCGTTGTACGAGAAGGGCTTCGGATCCGTCGAGCCGGCGTCGACGCCGCGCTACGTCATGATCAACCGCGGACTGTTTCTCAAGGCCTCATACCTGCGGCGTTTCTGA
- a CDS encoding ion transporter — MIAIARRAADSTQFQHFILAVIVLAAILIGVETSPALTARYRPIIAAAEVLIQGIFVIEITIRLLACWPRVGAFFRNGWNVFDFVVVAASLLPQAGPFAMVARLARLMRVTRLVSTFPELRLIIGTMVRSIPSMGHVILLLSLLLYVYAVLGFHFFREADPAHWRSLPAALLTLFQMLTLEGWVEIQAAVLGTYPLAWIYFSSFVFVAVFVVVNLFIAVVINNLESVKHEQQADADRESVHRGVLEAIEAARQRLAEVEARLRAGR, encoded by the coding sequence GTGATTGCGATCGCCCGCCGCGCCGCCGACAGTACGCAGTTTCAGCATTTCATCCTCGCCGTGATCGTTCTCGCCGCGATTCTCATCGGGGTCGAGACGTCGCCGGCGCTCACGGCGCGGTACCGCCCGATCATCGCCGCGGCCGAGGTCCTGATTCAGGGCATCTTCGTCATCGAGATCACGATCCGCCTGCTGGCGTGCTGGCCGCGCGTCGGGGCGTTTTTCAGAAACGGCTGGAACGTTTTCGACTTCGTCGTCGTCGCCGCGTCGCTGCTGCCGCAGGCCGGCCCCTTTGCGATGGTCGCGCGCCTCGCGCGCCTGATGCGGGTGACCCGCCTGGTCTCGACCTTTCCCGAGCTGCGGCTGATCATCGGCACCATGGTCCGCTCCATCCCGTCGATGGGGCACGTGATCCTGCTGCTCAGCCTGCTGCTCTACGTCTACGCCGTGCTCGGCTTCCATTTCTTCCGCGAGGCCGATCCGGCCCATTGGCGGTCGCTGCCGGCCGCGCTGCTGACGCTGTTCCAGATGCTGACGCTGGAAGGCTGGGTGGAAATCCAGGCAGCGGTGCTGGGCACCTATCCCCTGGCCTGGATCTATTTCAGCAGCTTCGTCTTCGTGGCCGTCTTCGTGGTCGTCAACCTGTTCATCGCGGTGGTCATCAACAACCTCGAGTCGGTCAAGCACGAGCAGCAGGCGGACGCTGACCGCGAGAGCGTCCATCGCGGCGTGCTGGAGGCGATCGAGGCCGCCCGGCAGCGGCTGGCGGAGGTCGAGGCGCGGCTTCGGGCGGGGCGGTAG